The genomic interval CTTGGGTGATTGCCGACCTCACGGATCGCCGCCGGTCGCCGAGCTATCTCCTGCAGCAGTTCGTGCAGCCGACCCTGCATCTGGAGGGCTACTTGGGGCGCCTGCTTGCCAAGCTCATCAGCACCATCACCGTGCCGCTTCTGCGCAACCTGGGGTGCGTGGCTGTGGAGACGCACAGCACCTGGACAGGGGCAGCATTCCGACGTAGCCTTTCGCTCCTTTTCCACGGCAGGAACATCCTCATCTTTCCCGAGGACCCGGCTCTGCCCATGGATCCCGCCACGATGATGTACCCATTCAAATTCGGCTTTGTCCACCTCTGCCAAATGTATCGGGACCGCACGGGCCTGTCCCTGCCGGTGGTTCCCATTGCCGTTCACCCTTTCCGGCGCCACATCTCCATCGGCCTGCCCCAGTACTACGAGGGCAATGGCTACGCCGAAACCGAGGTGGCCCCGTTCGCTACGCGTCTTCACGAGCTCGTCCGGGAGCTCTACCTCAGTGTCCCTACTGCGCCCTTCTACACGCCGAGCAAATGACCCCGAAGGTTCTTAACAAAGCGAAGGAGTAGCTGGCCATGCGCAGGCGAGTGATCGCAGTGCTGAGCAGTCTTCTCATCGTGGTCTCGGTGGGCAGCGGACAGGCTCCGCCGGAATTCGACCAATTCTTCGTCGACAAGGCTTTGCGTGTGGAGCTCTGTCAGGTGGGCGATGCGCACGAAGAGTTCATCACTCTCCACCGGCTGTGCGAGGAGCCAACCTGGCCGGAGACCAGAACCCAGCTCCTCGATCCCTTCAACAACGGTCGCTACACGGTGAAGCTTTACGACGTGGCCAGCAATCGGCTCATCTACTCGCGCGGCTTCGACTGCATGTTCGGCGAATACAAGACCACCACCCCTGCCTTACAGCACAGCAAGCGGGTCTT from Calditrichota bacterium carries:
- a CDS encoding 1-acyl-sn-glycerol-3-phosphate acyltransferase — translated: MSDALYKALRLLRCFFRYEVAGLSNLPTTGPALLVANHVGSTGPIMLFFSLPVRFHPWVIADLTDRRRSPSYLLQQFVQPTLHLEGYLGRLLAKLISTITVPLLRNLGCVAVETHSTWTGAAFRRSLSLLFHGRNILIFPEDPALPMDPATMMYPFKFGFVHLCQMYRDRTGLSLPVVPIAVHPFRRHISIGLPQYYEGNGYAETEVAPFATRLHELVRELYLSVPTAPFYTPSK